A window from Brachyhypopomus gauderio isolate BG-103 chromosome 6, BGAUD_0.2, whole genome shotgun sequence encodes these proteins:
- the c19h1orf94 gene encoding uncharacterized protein c19h1orf94 isoform X2, translated as MFKSAHFERRMGNRKRSFWDALGPFPRSVWIHPHTPEDALDRICLKIWKRSVWAQRAVWPHLPEYADRFADDPPAKDAHNCALTQLHSSRPGLSGTKLDVDELTLMVQREMVQTLDQQHDTIIPCQQPSGSLCFHGDNQDDLDKPKEVIDIKETQRRIIEKFLKDVLMPNQDKKKQEVSEGLSLEDFPPLPCTALPCEDRPGQKAHIRKEASSNIPSSAFGSQACDDLAGPRAQKNQKRQKRQRLKPMVFSKEAITEAIQSTQASKALNEPCNQLPGSRQPGDVTEAALDDEKMNKKQGHSSLPVFAEIRTGRWLMNESLPITGGRGLRSGTTDRERVAHDPAGAHNKSTRRAAGPLEKAKSRRVQQGKTLHSASDEVSVPKGHMASEQAFHHEEAEHRTKSFPPQKVAMLQALGHRPTAGLPAPAHPAPHMPLHLPPGFHQPQMDPQSVALALLLLSSGLPLPSMGVAAPAPVHMLHPLNMSADAWKRLLNSDNFLHTVTPQGVSSQDFVHTPDGFQAVPGDTPRVLRRHL; from the exons atgtttaaatCTGCTCATTTCGAAAGACGAATGGGAAACCGCAAACGTTCATTTTGGGACGCACTTGGGCCTTTTCCGAGATCAGTGTGGATTCACCCTCACACGCCTGAGGATGCTTTGGATAGAATATGCTTAAAAATATGGAAACGCTCGGTGTGGGCCCAAAGGGCCGTGTGGCCCCACCTACCAGAATACGCGGACAGGTTTGCTGATGATCCCCCAGCCAAGGATGCCCATAACTGCGCCCTCACCCAACTCCATAGTTCTCGTCCTGGACT ATCAGGGACGAAGCTTGACGTAGACGAACTTACTCTCATGGTCCAGAGAGAGATGGTTCAGACACTTGACCAGCAGCATGACACTATAATTCCTTGTCAGCAACCATCTGGCAGCCTCTGCTTCCATGGTGATAACCAAGATGACCTTGACAAGCCAAAAGAGGTCATAGACATTAAGGAAACGCAAAGAAGAATAATTGAAAAGTTCTTGAAGGATGTTCTCATGCCTAATCAAGACAAGAAGAAGCAGGAAGTCTCAGAGGGTCTTTCACTGGAAGACTTCCCACCACTCCCCTGCACTGCCTTACCATGTGAAGACAGGCCAGGTCAGAAAGCCCACATTAGGAAAGAAGCATCTTCTAATATCCCCTCGTCAGCTTTCGGAAGCCAGGCATGTGATGACCTGGCTGGTCCGAGAGCACAAAAGAACCAAAAGCGGCAAAAGCGCCAAAGGCTCAAGCCCATGGTGTTCAGCAAAGAAGCCATAACGGAGGCAATCCAATCAACTCAGGCCTCCAAAGCCCTTAATGAGCCTTGTAACCAGCTGCCAGGTTCACGCCAACCTGGAGATGTCACAGAAGCTGCACTAGATGATGAGAAGATGAACAAAAAGCAGGGGCATTCCAGTTTGCCAGTATTTGCTGAGATCCGTACCGGTAGGTGGCTGATGAATGAGAGCCTCCCGATTACAG GAGGGCGTGGCCTGCGGAGTGGCACCACAGACAGGGAGCGTGTGGCGCACGACCCGGCTGGTGCTCACAACAAGAGCACGAGGAGGGCAGCTGGCCCTCTTGAAAAGGCCAAGAGCCGCCGCGTTCAGCAGGGGAAGACACTGCATTCTGCCAGTGATGAAG TGAGTGTGCCAAAAGGACACATGGCCAGTGAACAGGCCTTCCATCATGAGGAGGCTGAGCACAGGACGAAGAGCTTTCCCCCACAGAAGGTGGCGATGCTACAGGCTCTGGGTCATCGTCCCACCGCAGGACTGCCTGCTCCAGCTCACCCTGCTCCACACATGCCCCTGCATCTCCCACCAGGGTTCCACCAGCCCCAG ATGGACCCCCAGAGTGTGGCCCTGGCCTTACTCTTGCTCAGCTCTGGCCTGCCTCTGCCAAGCATGGGTGTGGCTGCCCCAGCCCCTGTGCATATGCTCCACCCCCTAAACATGTCCGCAGATGCCTGGAAACGCCTCCTGAACAG TGACAATTTTCTGCACACCGTGACTCCTCAGGGAGTGAGCAGCCAGGACTTCGTGCACACCCCGGACG GGTTCCAAGCTGTTCCGGGTGACACTCCCCGGGTGCTCAGACGACACCTTTAG
- the c19h1orf94 gene encoding uncharacterized protein c19h1orf94 isoform X5 has product MFKSAHFERRMGNRKRSFWDALGPFPRSVWIHPHTPEDALDRICLKIWKRSVWAQRAVWPHLPEYADRFADDPPAKDAHNCALTQLHSSRPGLSGTKLDVDELTLMVQREMVQTLDQQHDTIIPCQQPSGSLCFHGDNQDDLDKPKEVIDIKETQRRIIEKFLKDVLMPNQDKKKQEVSEGLSLEDFPPLPCTALPCEDRPGQKAHIRKEASSNIPSSAFGSQACDDLAGPRAQKNQKRQKRQRLKPMVFSKEAITEAIQSTQASKALNEPCNQLPGSRQPGDVTEAALDDEKMNKKQGHSSLPVFAEIRTGRWLMNESLPITGGRGLRSGTTDRERVAHDPAGAHNKSTRRAAGPLEKAKSRRVQQGKTLHSASDEVSVPKGHMASEQAFHHEEAEHRTKSFPPQKVAMLQALGHRPTAGLPAPAHPAPHMPLHLPPGFHQPQMDPQSVALALLLLSSGLPLPSMGVAAPAPVHMLHPLNMSADAWKRLLNSDNFLHTVTPQGVSSQDFVHTPDGEAD; this is encoded by the exons atgtttaaatCTGCTCATTTCGAAAGACGAATGGGAAACCGCAAACGTTCATTTTGGGACGCACTTGGGCCTTTTCCGAGATCAGTGTGGATTCACCCTCACACGCCTGAGGATGCTTTGGATAGAATATGCTTAAAAATATGGAAACGCTCGGTGTGGGCCCAAAGGGCCGTGTGGCCCCACCTACCAGAATACGCGGACAGGTTTGCTGATGATCCCCCAGCCAAGGATGCCCATAACTGCGCCCTCACCCAACTCCATAGTTCTCGTCCTGGACT ATCAGGGACGAAGCTTGACGTAGACGAACTTACTCTCATGGTCCAGAGAGAGATGGTTCAGACACTTGACCAGCAGCATGACACTATAATTCCTTGTCAGCAACCATCTGGCAGCCTCTGCTTCCATGGTGATAACCAAGATGACCTTGACAAGCCAAAAGAGGTCATAGACATTAAGGAAACGCAAAGAAGAATAATTGAAAAGTTCTTGAAGGATGTTCTCATGCCTAATCAAGACAAGAAGAAGCAGGAAGTCTCAGAGGGTCTTTCACTGGAAGACTTCCCACCACTCCCCTGCACTGCCTTACCATGTGAAGACAGGCCAGGTCAGAAAGCCCACATTAGGAAAGAAGCATCTTCTAATATCCCCTCGTCAGCTTTCGGAAGCCAGGCATGTGATGACCTGGCTGGTCCGAGAGCACAAAAGAACCAAAAGCGGCAAAAGCGCCAAAGGCTCAAGCCCATGGTGTTCAGCAAAGAAGCCATAACGGAGGCAATCCAATCAACTCAGGCCTCCAAAGCCCTTAATGAGCCTTGTAACCAGCTGCCAGGTTCACGCCAACCTGGAGATGTCACAGAAGCTGCACTAGATGATGAGAAGATGAACAAAAAGCAGGGGCATTCCAGTTTGCCAGTATTTGCTGAGATCCGTACCGGTAGGTGGCTGATGAATGAGAGCCTCCCGATTACAG GAGGGCGTGGCCTGCGGAGTGGCACCACAGACAGGGAGCGTGTGGCGCACGACCCGGCTGGTGCTCACAACAAGAGCACGAGGAGGGCAGCTGGCCCTCTTGAAAAGGCCAAGAGCCGCCGCGTTCAGCAGGGGAAGACACTGCATTCTGCCAGTGATGAAG TGAGTGTGCCAAAAGGACACATGGCCAGTGAACAGGCCTTCCATCATGAGGAGGCTGAGCACAGGACGAAGAGCTTTCCCCCACAGAAGGTGGCGATGCTACAGGCTCTGGGTCATCGTCCCACCGCAGGACTGCCTGCTCCAGCTCACCCTGCTCCACACATGCCCCTGCATCTCCCACCAGGGTTCCACCAGCCCCAG ATGGACCCCCAGAGTGTGGCCCTGGCCTTACTCTTGCTCAGCTCTGGCCTGCCTCTGCCAAGCATGGGTGTGGCTGCCCCAGCCCCTGTGCATATGCTCCACCCCCTAAACATGTCCGCAGATGCCTGGAAACGCCTCCTGAACAG TGACAATTTTCTGCACACCGTGACTCCTCAGGGAGTGAGCAGCCAGGACTTCGTGCACACCCCGGACGGTGAGGCTGATTAG
- the c19h1orf94 gene encoding uncharacterized protein c19h1orf94 isoform X1 has protein sequence MFKSAHFERRMGNRKRSFWDALGPFPRSVWIHPHTPEDALDRICLKIWKRSVWAQRAVWPHLPEYADRFADDPPAKDAHNCALTQLHSSRPGLSGTKLDVDELTLMVQREMVQTLDQQHDTIIPCQQPSGSLCFHGDNQDDLDKPKEVIDIKETQRRIIEKFLKDVLMPNQDKKKQEVSEGLSLEDFPPLPCTALPCEDRPGQKAHIRKEASSNIPSSAFGSQACDDLAGPRAQKNQKRQKRQRLKPMVFSKEAITEAIQSTQASKALNEPCNQLPGSRQPGDVTEAALDDEKMNKKQGHSSLPVFAEIRTGRWLMNESLPITGGRGLRSGTTDRERVAHDPAGAHNKSTRRAAGPLEKAKSRRVQQGKTLHSASDEVSVPKGHMASEQAFHHEEAEHRTKSFPPQKVAMLQALGHRPTAGLPAPAHPAPHMPLHLPPGFHQPQMDPQSVALALLLLSSGLPLPSMGVAAPAPVHMLHPLNMSADAWKRLLNSDNFLHTVTPQGVSSQDFVHTPDGLIKTELSNEDISHSGVPTTAG, from the exons atgtttaaatCTGCTCATTTCGAAAGACGAATGGGAAACCGCAAACGTTCATTTTGGGACGCACTTGGGCCTTTTCCGAGATCAGTGTGGATTCACCCTCACACGCCTGAGGATGCTTTGGATAGAATATGCTTAAAAATATGGAAACGCTCGGTGTGGGCCCAAAGGGCCGTGTGGCCCCACCTACCAGAATACGCGGACAGGTTTGCTGATGATCCCCCAGCCAAGGATGCCCATAACTGCGCCCTCACCCAACTCCATAGTTCTCGTCCTGGACT ATCAGGGACGAAGCTTGACGTAGACGAACTTACTCTCATGGTCCAGAGAGAGATGGTTCAGACACTTGACCAGCAGCATGACACTATAATTCCTTGTCAGCAACCATCTGGCAGCCTCTGCTTCCATGGTGATAACCAAGATGACCTTGACAAGCCAAAAGAGGTCATAGACATTAAGGAAACGCAAAGAAGAATAATTGAAAAGTTCTTGAAGGATGTTCTCATGCCTAATCAAGACAAGAAGAAGCAGGAAGTCTCAGAGGGTCTTTCACTGGAAGACTTCCCACCACTCCCCTGCACTGCCTTACCATGTGAAGACAGGCCAGGTCAGAAAGCCCACATTAGGAAAGAAGCATCTTCTAATATCCCCTCGTCAGCTTTCGGAAGCCAGGCATGTGATGACCTGGCTGGTCCGAGAGCACAAAAGAACCAAAAGCGGCAAAAGCGCCAAAGGCTCAAGCCCATGGTGTTCAGCAAAGAAGCCATAACGGAGGCAATCCAATCAACTCAGGCCTCCAAAGCCCTTAATGAGCCTTGTAACCAGCTGCCAGGTTCACGCCAACCTGGAGATGTCACAGAAGCTGCACTAGATGATGAGAAGATGAACAAAAAGCAGGGGCATTCCAGTTTGCCAGTATTTGCTGAGATCCGTACCGGTAGGTGGCTGATGAATGAGAGCCTCCCGATTACAG GAGGGCGTGGCCTGCGGAGTGGCACCACAGACAGGGAGCGTGTGGCGCACGACCCGGCTGGTGCTCACAACAAGAGCACGAGGAGGGCAGCTGGCCCTCTTGAAAAGGCCAAGAGCCGCCGCGTTCAGCAGGGGAAGACACTGCATTCTGCCAGTGATGAAG TGAGTGTGCCAAAAGGACACATGGCCAGTGAACAGGCCTTCCATCATGAGGAGGCTGAGCACAGGACGAAGAGCTTTCCCCCACAGAAGGTGGCGATGCTACAGGCTCTGGGTCATCGTCCCACCGCAGGACTGCCTGCTCCAGCTCACCCTGCTCCACACATGCCCCTGCATCTCCCACCAGGGTTCCACCAGCCCCAG ATGGACCCCCAGAGTGTGGCCCTGGCCTTACTCTTGCTCAGCTCTGGCCTGCCTCTGCCAAGCATGGGTGTGGCTGCCCCAGCCCCTGTGCATATGCTCCACCCCCTAAACATGTCCGCAGATGCCTGGAAACGCCTCCTGAACAG TGACAATTTTCTGCACACCGTGACTCCTCAGGGAGTGAGCAGCCAGGACTTCGTGCACACCCCGGACG GACTAATAAAGACAGAACTGTCAAACGAAGACATTTCTCATAGTGGCGTCCCAACAACGGCTGGTTAA
- the c19h1orf94 gene encoding uncharacterized protein c19h1orf94 isoform X3, with product MFKSAHFERRMGNRKRSFWDALGPFPRSVWIHPHTPEDALDRICLKIWKRSVWAQRAVWPHLPEYADRFADDPPAKDAHNCALTQLHSSRPGLSGTKLDVDELTLMVQREMVQTLDQQHDTIIPCQQPSGSLCFHGDNQDDLDKPKEVIDIKETQRRIIEKFLKDVLMPNQDKKKQEVSEGLSLEDFPPLPCTALPCEDRPGQKAHIRKEASSNIPSSAFGSQACDDLAGPRAQKNQKRQKRQRLKPMVFSKEAITEAIQSTQASKALNEPCNQLPGSRQPGDVTEAALDDEKMNKKQGHSSLPVFAEIRTGGRGLRSGTTDRERVAHDPAGAHNKSTRRAAGPLEKAKSRRVQQGKTLHSASDEVSVPKGHMASEQAFHHEEAEHRTKSFPPQKVAMLQALGHRPTAGLPAPAHPAPHMPLHLPPGFHQPQMDPQSVALALLLLSSGLPLPSMGVAAPAPVHMLHPLNMSADAWKRLLNSDNFLHTVTPQGVSSQDFVHTPDGLIKTELSNEDISHSGVPTTAG from the exons atgtttaaatCTGCTCATTTCGAAAGACGAATGGGAAACCGCAAACGTTCATTTTGGGACGCACTTGGGCCTTTTCCGAGATCAGTGTGGATTCACCCTCACACGCCTGAGGATGCTTTGGATAGAATATGCTTAAAAATATGGAAACGCTCGGTGTGGGCCCAAAGGGCCGTGTGGCCCCACCTACCAGAATACGCGGACAGGTTTGCTGATGATCCCCCAGCCAAGGATGCCCATAACTGCGCCCTCACCCAACTCCATAGTTCTCGTCCTGGACT ATCAGGGACGAAGCTTGACGTAGACGAACTTACTCTCATGGTCCAGAGAGAGATGGTTCAGACACTTGACCAGCAGCATGACACTATAATTCCTTGTCAGCAACCATCTGGCAGCCTCTGCTTCCATGGTGATAACCAAGATGACCTTGACAAGCCAAAAGAGGTCATAGACATTAAGGAAACGCAAAGAAGAATAATTGAAAAGTTCTTGAAGGATGTTCTCATGCCTAATCAAGACAAGAAGAAGCAGGAAGTCTCAGAGGGTCTTTCACTGGAAGACTTCCCACCACTCCCCTGCACTGCCTTACCATGTGAAGACAGGCCAGGTCAGAAAGCCCACATTAGGAAAGAAGCATCTTCTAATATCCCCTCGTCAGCTTTCGGAAGCCAGGCATGTGATGACCTGGCTGGTCCGAGAGCACAAAAGAACCAAAAGCGGCAAAAGCGCCAAAGGCTCAAGCCCATGGTGTTCAGCAAAGAAGCCATAACGGAGGCAATCCAATCAACTCAGGCCTCCAAAGCCCTTAATGAGCCTTGTAACCAGCTGCCAGGTTCACGCCAACCTGGAGATGTCACAGAAGCTGCACTAGATGATGAGAAGATGAACAAAAAGCAGGGGCATTCCAGTTTGCCAGTATTTGCTGAGATCCGTACCG GAGGGCGTGGCCTGCGGAGTGGCACCACAGACAGGGAGCGTGTGGCGCACGACCCGGCTGGTGCTCACAACAAGAGCACGAGGAGGGCAGCTGGCCCTCTTGAAAAGGCCAAGAGCCGCCGCGTTCAGCAGGGGAAGACACTGCATTCTGCCAGTGATGAAG TGAGTGTGCCAAAAGGACACATGGCCAGTGAACAGGCCTTCCATCATGAGGAGGCTGAGCACAGGACGAAGAGCTTTCCCCCACAGAAGGTGGCGATGCTACAGGCTCTGGGTCATCGTCCCACCGCAGGACTGCCTGCTCCAGCTCACCCTGCTCCACACATGCCCCTGCATCTCCCACCAGGGTTCCACCAGCCCCAG ATGGACCCCCAGAGTGTGGCCCTGGCCTTACTCTTGCTCAGCTCTGGCCTGCCTCTGCCAAGCATGGGTGTGGCTGCCCCAGCCCCTGTGCATATGCTCCACCCCCTAAACATGTCCGCAGATGCCTGGAAACGCCTCCTGAACAG TGACAATTTTCTGCACACCGTGACTCCTCAGGGAGTGAGCAGCCAGGACTTCGTGCACACCCCGGACG GACTAATAAAGACAGAACTGTCAAACGAAGACATTTCTCATAGTGGCGTCCCAACAACGGCTGGTTAA
- the c19h1orf94 gene encoding uncharacterized protein c19h1orf94 isoform X4: MFKSAHFERRMGNRKRSFWDALGPFPRSVWIHPHTPEDALDRICLKIWKRSVWAQRAVWPHLPEYADRFADDPPAKDAHNCALTQLHSSRPGLSGTKLDVDELTLMVQREMVQTLDQQHDTIIPCQQPSGSLCFHGDNQDDLDKPKEVIDIKETQRRIIEKFLKDVLMPNQDKKKQEVSEGLSLEDFPPLPCTALPCEDRPGQKAHIRKEASSNIPSSAFGSQACDDLAGPRAQKNQKRQKRQRLKPMVFSKEAITEAIQSTQASKALNEPCNQLPGSRQPGDVTEAALDDEKMNKKQGHSSLPVFAEIRTGRWLMNESLPITGGRGLRSGTTDRERVAHDPAGAHNKSTRRAAGPLEKAKSRRVQQGKTLHSASDEVSVPKGHMASEQAFHHEEAEHRTKSFPPQKVAMLQALGHRPTAGLPAPAHPAPHMPLHLPPGFHQPQMDPQSVALALLLLSSGLPLPSMGVAAPAPVHMLHPLNMSADAWKRLLNSDNFLHTVTPQGVSSQDFVHTPDGERWNV, encoded by the exons atgtttaaatCTGCTCATTTCGAAAGACGAATGGGAAACCGCAAACGTTCATTTTGGGACGCACTTGGGCCTTTTCCGAGATCAGTGTGGATTCACCCTCACACGCCTGAGGATGCTTTGGATAGAATATGCTTAAAAATATGGAAACGCTCGGTGTGGGCCCAAAGGGCCGTGTGGCCCCACCTACCAGAATACGCGGACAGGTTTGCTGATGATCCCCCAGCCAAGGATGCCCATAACTGCGCCCTCACCCAACTCCATAGTTCTCGTCCTGGACT ATCAGGGACGAAGCTTGACGTAGACGAACTTACTCTCATGGTCCAGAGAGAGATGGTTCAGACACTTGACCAGCAGCATGACACTATAATTCCTTGTCAGCAACCATCTGGCAGCCTCTGCTTCCATGGTGATAACCAAGATGACCTTGACAAGCCAAAAGAGGTCATAGACATTAAGGAAACGCAAAGAAGAATAATTGAAAAGTTCTTGAAGGATGTTCTCATGCCTAATCAAGACAAGAAGAAGCAGGAAGTCTCAGAGGGTCTTTCACTGGAAGACTTCCCACCACTCCCCTGCACTGCCTTACCATGTGAAGACAGGCCAGGTCAGAAAGCCCACATTAGGAAAGAAGCATCTTCTAATATCCCCTCGTCAGCTTTCGGAAGCCAGGCATGTGATGACCTGGCTGGTCCGAGAGCACAAAAGAACCAAAAGCGGCAAAAGCGCCAAAGGCTCAAGCCCATGGTGTTCAGCAAAGAAGCCATAACGGAGGCAATCCAATCAACTCAGGCCTCCAAAGCCCTTAATGAGCCTTGTAACCAGCTGCCAGGTTCACGCCAACCTGGAGATGTCACAGAAGCTGCACTAGATGATGAGAAGATGAACAAAAAGCAGGGGCATTCCAGTTTGCCAGTATTTGCTGAGATCCGTACCGGTAGGTGGCTGATGAATGAGAGCCTCCCGATTACAG GAGGGCGTGGCCTGCGGAGTGGCACCACAGACAGGGAGCGTGTGGCGCACGACCCGGCTGGTGCTCACAACAAGAGCACGAGGAGGGCAGCTGGCCCTCTTGAAAAGGCCAAGAGCCGCCGCGTTCAGCAGGGGAAGACACTGCATTCTGCCAGTGATGAAG TGAGTGTGCCAAAAGGACACATGGCCAGTGAACAGGCCTTCCATCATGAGGAGGCTGAGCACAGGACGAAGAGCTTTCCCCCACAGAAGGTGGCGATGCTACAGGCTCTGGGTCATCGTCCCACCGCAGGACTGCCTGCTCCAGCTCACCCTGCTCCACACATGCCCCTGCATCTCCCACCAGGGTTCCACCAGCCCCAG ATGGACCCCCAGAGTGTGGCCCTGGCCTTACTCTTGCTCAGCTCTGGCCTGCCTCTGCCAAGCATGGGTGTGGCTGCCCCAGCCCCTGTGCATATGCTCCACCCCCTAAACATGTCCGCAGATGCCTGGAAACGCCTCCTGAACAG TGACAATTTTCTGCACACCGTGACTCCTCAGGGAGTGAGCAGCCAGGACTTCGTGCACACCCCGGACG GGGAAAGGTGGAATGTCTGA